One Littorina saxatilis isolate snail1 linkage group LG1, US_GU_Lsax_2.0, whole genome shotgun sequence genomic window carries:
- the LOC138979025 gene encoding large ribosomal subunit protein mL65-like — translation MAATMRRLHICRRSLAYSQKRRSSVVSVERVAISNDEPNSLYPPIKTKYPPGTWGAMEPKYAWLWDKRREESLAIPDVQQRIAALCDKEMKHLVVKVKDERPRTLDFKKYITKTHVMPGLPETYRTAVDSSLLDELTALLSPLICDSIAVEMDQLQRRGYLKHFMKAGNHQESAAAHLLLRTILCSLSAQLSGQFPHLLTMQYDENVNLAATWDRHGIKRSRRRMVHPEWFTSDIVSDQRVKANTSADFVLRSDQPLPEFVSHDSGPSTGTEIPAINFAPHVYGQPMIPKEKSTVEAGYVCGDPCEFGLMSVLNTVWSHYSAEKYGENHAQDARLGQGVMSSFVWLAAQAHNQGFNTLVDMTYPLTTQTVLTDGQHWQFLAYQLNTMELWKDNEGNHRANLCWVSDEAKLYAEVVEGKVHGFNPDVLRQLIAFLALAPAERPYDLRPTLPPTGDEPKVREQYIPVKTEEVIVVEEEKYIVE, via the exons ATGGCTGCCACCATGAGACGTCTGCACATTTGCCGGAGGTCACTGGCTTATAGTCAAAAACGACGTAGCAGCGTGGTTTCGGTAGAGAGGGTAGCCATCAGCAATGACGAACCAAACTCTCTTTATCCGCCCATCAAGACGAAATACCCACCGGGAACCTGGGGCGCCATGGAGCCGAAGTACGCGTGGCTGTGGGACAAACGTCGGGAGGAGAGCTTGGCGATTCCTGACGTTCAGCAAAGAATTGCTGCGCTGTGCGATAAGGAAATGAAGCATTTAGTGGTGAAAGTCAAGGATGAACGACCACGCACCTTAGACTTCAAGAAGTACATTACGAAAACGCATGTCATGCCTGGTTTGCCTGAGACCTACCGAACTGCCGTGGATTCGTCTCTTCTGGACGAGTTGACTGCCCTGTTGTCTCCCCTCATTTGTGACTCTATCGCCGTTGAAATGGACCAGTTGCAGCGTAGGGGGTACTTAAAACACTTTATGAAAGCGGGAAATCACCAAGAGTCAGCAGCGGCACACTTGTTGCTGCGCACCATTCTCTGTAGTTTGTCAGCCCAGCTGTCAGGGCAGTTTCCTCACCTGTTGACCATGCAGTATGATGAAAATGTCAACCTGGCAGCAACCTGGGACAGACATGGCATCAAACGATCTCGACGCAGGATGGTTCATCCTGAGTGGTTCACATCTGACATTGTTAGTGATCAGCGAGTCAAGGCAAACACTTCAGCAGATTTTGTTTTGCGATCAGATCAACCTCTTCCGGAG TTTGTGAGTCATGACAGTGGGCCAAGTACAGGCACAGAAATTCCAGCAATAAACTTTGCTCCCCATGTCTACGGTCAGCCAATGATTCCAAAGGAAAAAAGCACAGTAGAAGCAG GTTATGTGTGCGGAGATCCATGCGAGTTTGGCCTGATGTCTGTGCTCAACACTGTGTGGTCGCATTACTCGGCTGAAAAGTATGGCGAAAACCACGCCCAGGATGCTCGGCTTGGTCAAGGAGTAATGTCCTCTTTTGTCTGGCTTGCAGCACAGGCACATAACCAAG GTTTCAACACCCTGGTGGACATGACCTACCCCCTGACCACCCAGACGGTCCTCACGGACGGTCAGCACTGGCAGTTTCTGGCGTACCAGCTCAACACCATGGAGCTGTGGAAGGACAACGAGGGCAACCACCGCGCCAACCTCTGCTGGGTCAGCGACGAAGCCAAACTTTATGCCGAGGTCGTAGAGGGCAAAGTTCACGGGTTCAATCCTGATGTTTTGAGGCAGCTCATTGCGTTCTTGGCGCTCGCCCCTGCTGAACGACCTTACGATCTTCGACCTACCTTGCCCCCAACAGGTGATGAACCGAAGGTCAGGGAGCAGTACATTCCTGTGAAGACGGAGGAAGTGATTGTTGTTGAGGAGGAGAAGTACATTGTTGAATGA